The following nucleotide sequence is from Paenibacillus odorifer.
TTAAGCTCTAAATCCGGTTAAGGATCAAAGCGCCTGTCTCCACTATATTTTGTTGTCGTTAGATAAAAATAACCCAAGATGTTGTGTTTGTAAACAGTTTTTTAGAAAACCCGCGCGGGGAGCGGGTTCTTTAAAAGTACTCCACAAATGATCCACAGGCTGTCCATAAGTAATCCACAATTGATCCACAGGGAGATGCGAAATGATTCATAAATTGTCCGAAAAGATGCCACAAAGAGTCCATAAATATAGTGCAGATGACCCTAGAATTTGCGCATGAGAAAATACTCTTAGCCCAAAGTCATATTTTGGAGTAATCAGAAGAAATAGAAGAGATAAGGGAGGATAATCTTGCTTAGTTTGTGACAGAGCGGTGGAATTGTTACAATGGAAGAAGATAGGTTCTATAAAATTTCGAGGAGGTATTCTCATGCCTATTGCTGAAGTTACAGTTATTCCAATTGGAACAGGCAGTACCAGTCTTAGCAGCTATGTTGCGGATATGCAGCGGGTGCTGAAGACAGTAGAAGGGATTACATATGAACTTACGTCCATGGGGACGATCATCGAAGGGCCTCTGCAACGCATTTTTGCGGCGGTAGAAGCTTTGCATGAGTCTCCTTTTGCCGCAGGTGCAGAACGTGTCTCTACCTCACTTAAAATAGACGACCGCCGCGATAAACCCTCCACTAGCCGTGGAAAGTTAGAGTCTGTGGAGCGTAAGCTACAGGTGGATTAGCAGTTTAGGAGGGCGGAAAACAGGGAGAAATAGGCTTGCGTTTCTGGCTGAAAGTTGTATAATATTTTTTGTTTGACAGAAAAATCAGCTTTAAGCTGGTGTAGCTCAGGGGTAGAGCAACGCACTCGTAATGCGTAGGCCGGGGGTTCAATTCCCTTCACCAGCATCCTCAAGTATTCGACAACGGCGCGGTTTCCCGGGATTTCGGGATCGTGCCGTTTTTCGTTAAATCCCCCTGACTTCTACCATTCTTCTAAAAGATAAGACATGGCGAAATCGCTAATGAAAACGGTATGACTAGTGGTCACTGTCGAGCAGATGGAAGGTGTGTCGCAAGCTGACAGCAGTCAGAATGAAGGATGGTGGAGGAGGAGCAGCATAAGCTGCTTTTCTCTTGCGGGGGCAGATTGGTTAGATGGTAATTACTATAAAAATAAAAAAGACACCACAAGGTGTCTTAGTACAGATACTTTTCGCTCGAATTTCACGAGCTCGTCAGTGAACTGAGTTCATAAGCAAGACTGGCTACGGCTAACAGATGAAGAGATAAAGTAATATCAATGTTAAAATGTGCGGTAATATTAATTTTCATAGATAACCACGCTCCTAAAGTATAAATACACATAAAGAAAACTTTATAAAGCGCTTGGCCTGCCATCATCAGTGCCAGGTAGCCATCCTGTACAGACGCCTTAGCGTTTCGACAGTAACATTATACTTAATATTTTGTGTTTTGCAAACCAAAGCCCCCTTAAGACTGAAATAATGAGCAATGTGACAATTATGTCATTCTGAATTGAATATTGTTAGGTTAATCGATGGGGAAGTTTACGTTTCTCCCTTATACTGGAAATTAAATGATTTTATTTCCGAAAGGGGACAATCCACTGATGACTGACGTAATTAAAGCAATAATACTTGGCATAATAGAGGGCTTAACTGAATTTTTACCAGTATCATCTACTGGACACCTTATTTTAGCAGGCGATTTGCTTAGCTTTGAGGGAGATGCTGCAATAACTTTTAAAATTGTTATTCAGTTGGGTGCAGTGATGGCAGTTCTAATTCTTTATTGGAAAAGGTATTTGGAAATTGGGGTTAATATGATTAGAATGGATTTTTCCAAAAGCAAAGGATTAAATGTCATTCATATGATTTTGGCTATGTTACCAGCATTAATCCTATATCTTCTCTTCAAGGACACAATAAAAAGCCAATTATTTGGCCCAACCCCTGTTTTGATCGGTCTAGTTGTTGGTGGGGTGTTGATGATCATTGCAGCGCGGAATAGGCGGACTGAAACCGCTGATACTATCGATGGGATTAATTATAAACAGGCTTTCGGAATTGGTCTGTTCCAATGCTTGGCGTTATGGCCGGGATTTTCGAGATCAGGTTCGACAATTTCAGGTGGCCTGTTGCTTGGCACTAGCCAAAAAGCCGCCGCAGATTTTACATTCCTTATTTCCGTGCCAGTTATGTTTGGTGCAAGCTTGTTGGATTTGTACGATAGTCGTGATTTGCTGAGTTCTGACGATTTACTTCTAATGTTAATTGGCTTTGCGACATCCTTTCTTGTGGCAATGATTGCAGTAGTGACGTTCATCAAACTGATTAAGCGACTTCGATTGGAGTGGTTTGCTCTATACCGGTTTGTTTTAGCAGCTCTCTTCTATTTAATTGTCATACAGTAATTGGATTAATCAATATGAACATCATGGGAAAGAAGCTTTTAAAAAGGGCTATACATCATATCCTGTACAGATTAAACTAGAGGTTCAAAACAAGGGGAAATCACCAAACAAGACAAAGCTCAAGTAGTCTATGAACTAAGGAATGAATTTTCGGTGAAAGCACTTCTACAGCTAGCCATTATCCCTCGTTTGTTTCTTCTACCATTAATATCACAAAGTGATTTTACAAGTGTTTGGGAATATGAAAAACCCCACCAGTTTAAGGTGGGGCTTTTGCTTACCAAGTATTATAGTTCGATTGATACTTAACTTGTTTATTCTCATAGCTCTCATTGGGGTAATCACGTCTGACAGACTGCAAGTAGCCTGAAATTGCAAATGCTGCAATAAGCCCTCCTATAATTCCTGTGATTAAGCTGAATGTTGAAAATCCGAATGTGGCAACTACTCCAATGGAAGACAATGCTACAAGCAATAGACTCAATATTTTCATCTTTATACACACCTCCATTTTGTATATGTAGTAATTTGAAAATTAAGATTGATACGTTACTATATTTGATCGGTTTCGATAAAAATAATAATATTTCAGCAAATCTTTAGACGGGCTTCATACTTATTTAAGCTAAGAGGATTATAGTAATCACATAACCCCCTTATAAAATAGATCTAGACCCTGCCGAAAGTGGTGGGGTCACTTTTTTGCACAGAGTGCATTTATAAATATGGATTTCTCCTTAAATCTACACAAAGAAGCGCCGCCCCTTTTGGAGACGTCGCTTCTTTATAGTAGATTCTATTCTTTTTGCTCAATTCTTGATTTTGGTGATTTTTTTGGCGGTAACTTGTGCAGGGAATGAATCATCACTTACTTCAAAAAATACTTTAATCTCATCGCCTTTTTTATATTTAGAAGGTGCAACTTTATTTACCCAAATGGCTTGAGAGTACTCATTAGATTCGAGCACCTCCTTGTATTCCTTGTTCAAGTCTTCTTCTTTTAATTCGGAAATTACTAAAATTCTTTTATTTTCTACATCTATTGTATGTACAATTCCTTTCAAAACTTCATCATTCTTACTACAGGCGGTGACTAATAACAAAAAAAAAATAAGAGTCCATTTAATAGTAGTACGTGGTTTTTGAATCATGGACCTTCCCCTCTAGTGGTTACGACATTAGTTTAAAATCGGTTGCACAGGCATAGCGTTTAGTACATTACCAATATAAGAATAAACAGCAGCATATCCATTATGACGACCTTTATTGATTCCCCTCGCACGCGGCAGGAACAATGTATCCTGAAATGCTTCCTGATGGTTTAGCCAAAAAACCACCATGATTAAACTAATTCGTACTTATAGTCATGTGCAAATTCTTTGAATGTAATGGGTCTTTTACCAAGTAATATTTGTAAATCGGGCGTGATTTTTTTGGCTAATCCAATTTTTGCAGTGAAGTAAATTCCAATCATAACAGTCACAAATTCTTTTTGAATTCCTTTTGTTAACATTTTATCTCTAAACTGAAGAACTGATGGATTAACATATTTGATTGTTTCTCCTAGCTCTTCAGATAAAATTTCAGCTACTTCATAGTAATCTAGCGCTTCAGTTCCCGTTAACGAGTAACCTTTATTTTCATGACCATTCTCAGTTAGGATTCTAGCTGTTACAGTACCGATATCACGAACATCGATAAAGCTAGTCTTGCCTTTTCCTGCGGGTACATAGATCTCCTTTTCTTTACGTAGCTCTTCCCCATGTTGAGAAATTAAGTTTTGCATGAAGAAACTTGGGCGTAAAAAAGTATATGGAATTCCTGATTTTTTAATGATTTTTTCAATTTTATGGTGTGGAACAATTGGGTTTTTCTCTACGCCCAATAGAGATAGAAACACAATGTGTTCAACTCCGACTTCCTTTGCGATATCTATGAGGGGTTGGAAATATTTTTTTGCGTCAGCTATATGAGGAGGGCGCAGTAAAAATAATTTTTTCACTCCTGTTAACACTGGACGAAAAGAATCAGCATTTTCAAAATCAAAATAAACATACTCACTGTCTTTTCGATGGGAGGCAATTTTAAAAGGTGTTTCACTTTTCCTTAGTTCGTTAACCACTTCACGTCCTACATTACCGGTTGCCCCTGTGATTAGAATCATAAGTCTCACTTCCCTAACTAATATTTAAATAGATCGTTTTAAGCACGTTCATAAACGTGGACATTTCTTGTTCAGAAATATTTTTAAGTGCGTTATCCATGATTTCGTCACTAAGAACTTCTATTTGACTCTTAATTATCATTCCCGAATCTGTAATGAATACAAGATTTGATCGTTTATCATTTGGATTATCTCTAATGTCCAGAAGTCCTTTTGCTTTAAGTCGCTCGAGTATACCCGTTATTGTAGGGCGATCCGAGTAAGTTCGCTCTGCAATCATAGCTGGAGTTGTTCCTTCTAAATGAATAGATATATCTTTTAATACTGCCCATTGAGGAGCTGTTACATTATAAAGTAAAAGTTTTTTTGTTAAGCTTTTTTTCATTTCAAGACTTACTCTTATTAATAACTGTCCTGGGTTGTCCATAAATTAATTCCCCTCTTTAAATAGTTTGCACACTAACTACTTGATTAGTATACAAACTATATTCTCCTTTATCAATTTTAATTATTTTATTTGTTTAAATTGTGGGGAGTTACAGGTGAATGTCAATAATATTGATATTTAGAACTTTTGTTTGTATATAATAAAAATGAATGTTCTTATTTTTAGAGGCGATCAATCATGGAAATGAGTATCGACCAAACGGTTGGGATTATTTATCAAGTCAAGGAGAGCAAGATTACACAACGCGAGATCGAGATCCGTGGCATCCGTGACAAACGTCCAACATAAACAAAGGGGATAAATATCATGCGGTGTATAACAATACGGCAGCCTTGGGCGACCTTAATTGCTCTTGGTGAAAAAGAGTTTGAAACTCGTTCATGGAGAACAGCCTACCGCGGCGAGTTAGGCATCCATGCCGGAATGAGGATTGACAAAAAGATTTGTGAACAGGAACCGTACAAAGCAGTATTGGCGAAACATGGCTATACAGCGAATAATTTGCCTACAGGAGCTATTATTGCTACAGGTCAGCTCGCGGGATGTTATGTGGTTACTCCAGAGGTGGATTTAAGGGAATGGATCAATGGGAACGAATATGATTTTGGCGACTATAGCGAAGGACGTTTTGCCTGGAAGCTTGAAGAGGTTCACTCACTGCGCCATCCAATTCCAGCCAAAGGTCGGCTAAGCTTGTGGGAGCATTCGGATCACTTCTGAACGGCGAATGATATTTTTAATGTAATTTTTATGTGCCTATCAGCTTTTTTTCAGGTTCGAGGTATATATTGAAGACACCAAACACCCCCCAGTGTTTTGTGGTATATCTCTCTCAGGTCTTGCCAACTCCCATGGTAAGGCCTATTTTTTTGTTCACTAATTGATTGGGGGGAGAGTAGAGCGGCTTCTATACAGCTTTATTTAATCTGATACTGTTCTTCGTAACTCTTAAAAGAGGAAATATCCAGCCCTAGGTATCTGCGCATATGGATGGCAGCCTGAGCCGCAACAATGTCATTCAACAGCAGCATTCGTTCGTGATAGCCACGACATATATACTTGGCTTCAATTCCCGTATTAAGTCTGTTTTGCTCATACACCTTGATTCCCCGTCTTCTCATTTCTGCACGAACATCCCTTAGATCTGTTGTAGCTACTGCAGCAGCTGTTCCAAGCACCTCCAGATAAGGGGCGGGTGTTCGTAAGTGTGTAGATAAAATGGCGGAGTCCCGTTCGAAAGCTGATAAAATCATCGGAAGCAATAAATAAGATTTCACCAGCATGTTGTCCCTGCTTTCTGCTCTATGCATGAATCTCATCACCTCTAATAGGAACGTATATTCGTATTCTACCCCGATATTCCAAAAATAATCAATGGTATTTCTAAACAGCTTATCCAATGTGATTAAATTCACAACTAAATAACGAAGAATAAATTATATTAAAATTGTAATAATAAAAATTAATGTATCGGACGTACATAAAGGAGAATTTATGATGGAAAAAGAGGGCAGCCTCCAGCGTGGATTGTTTTTTGGTTTAATTCTGAGTGTTCCCTTATGGATATCCATATTGGGCTATATACAGTTACTTTAAAATTTAATGAAAAACCTTATGCGAAGCGCCTTTAGGCGCTTTTTTTTGTATGGTAATAATGAGCGGAATCATCGAAAGGAATTGATTGACAATTGTGGGTGTCGGGCGCTAAACTGTTATTAATTCAAAAAGTATTAAAAGTCATAGACGGTTATTGGAGAGAATGCTTCGGCTACCAGTTCTGGACTTGCAGTGTAATACATATATATAGTCATGATAATAGCAAACCGTCTGAAAGGGCGGGACGCAAAGTCCAGGAGTCTAAAGTGTCTTAAAGGCACAATGACCGTCCGACTGCCATGAGAAGGGAATTCCACTTCTTTTTGGCGGTCTTTTTTGTTGTTAGGTCCTTTAGAGTTTCTGGTAATTATTCTGATTAATATAAATCATAGTTTTAGGAGGTGTGCCATTTGAAAAGAAGAATAAGACCGTTACTCTCGCTTGTATTAGCTGGGATTTTGACGGTAGGTAGTGGGCTTTCCTCATTAGGAGCTGGAGTTGCTGGAGCTAGTAGTTCTTCTACATTGGGAATTGCAGGGGTCTACAACGTGTTTATTCTAGGGGATATAACAACGGTTTCGGATACGGAAGGAAGGTTTGCTGCTGGAGGTAACGTTAACTTAACCAACTATAGTGTTGGAGATAGGTTGACCGCTGCTGAGGTTTCCTTGACTGACACACTTGTTGTTGGAGGGAATCTTACTTTCAACGGAGGTACTGTTTATGGGAATATCGTGCACGGGGGAGATTTTTCAGGGAATGTAACGCTCCTCAAGGGAGGTACAAAAAGACAGGGGAGTACGATTGACTTTTCAGCCGTAGGTCAGTCTTTGAAGGACAAATCAGCAGAACTTGCAGCATTGCCGGCGAATGGAACAACAGTGTACCAATATGGCAGTCTTACCCTGACAGGTACAGATCCTGCGGTCAATGTTTTTAATGTTCCAGGAGATAACGTCTCTAATACCTATGGAATTACAATAAATGTTCCTTCAGGATCTACAGCAATTATTAATATTGATGGTTCTAACGTAAAAATGAAAAACTTCGGATTTCTACCTAATAACGTGTTGAACAGCAAGAAAATTTTGCTTAACTTTAGCCAAGCTGCGTATCTGGATATGGCAGGCATAGGTGTAATGGGAAGCATACTTGCCCCCTATGCTCATGTTGATTTTATTAATGGTCAGATTAACGGTACTTTAGTGGCGGCTTCACTCAAAGGGACTGGTGGTGGTGAATTTCACCACTATCCATACGATGGTGATGAACCTGGACCAACGCCGACACCAACGCCAACAGTGACACCAACGCCAACGCCAACAGTGACACCAACGCCAACGCCAACAGTGACACCAACGCCAACGCCGACAGTGACACCAACGCCAACGCCGACAGTGACACCAACGCCAACGCCAACAGTGACACCAACGCCAACGCCGACAGTGACGCCAACACCAACACCATGTCCGACACCAACGCCGACAGTGACGCCAACACCGACGCCAACGCCTACGTCAACACCAACAGTGACGCCGACACCGACGCCAACACCAACACCGACACCGACGCCGACAGTGACACCGACGCCGACACCAACACCGACGCCAATACCAACGCCGACGCCAACAGTGACACCGACGCCGACAGTGACACCAACACCGACGCCGACAGTGACACCAACGCCGACGCCAACACCAACACCAACGCCGACGCCAACAGTGACGCCGACGCCGACACCGACACCGACACCGACACCAACACCGACGCCAATACCAACGCCGACGCCAACAGTGACACCGACGCCGACAGTGACACCAACACCGACGCCGACAGTGACACCAACGCCGACGCCAACACCAACACCAACGCCGACGCCAACAGTGACGCCGACGCCGACACCGACACCGACACCAACACCGACGCCAACAGTGACACCGACGCCGACAGTGACACCAACGCCGACGCCAACACCGACGCCAACGCCGACAGTGACGCCAACGCCGACACCAACGCCAACACCAGAAGCAACACCGACACCGACGGTAACGCCAGAGGTAACACCAACTCCAGAGGTAACACCAACGTCGACACCAGAGACTTCGGTGTTCCCGACACCAACGCCATCATCCGTAATTGGCACTATAGTTCTTGCAGAAGATCCTGTGCCGCTTGGGCCTGTAGCTTCGCCGACACCAGCGCCAGTACCAACACCGTCGAATAGCACAGAAGTACTTGTTGATGATGATGAGATCCCATTAGGTCCGGTACCGGCAGTGACACCAACGCCAACACCAACACCTGATGAAATCATCGTAGTGGACGATACGATCCCATTAGGTAAGCCGCCTGTGAAGGAATTGCCAAAAACGGGTGAATCAAGTCCTGCACCTTACTATGTAGCAGGTTTAGGTTTTGCACTTATCGGATTATTAATGAGAACCAAGTTCTCCAAAAAGAATAAATAATAAACGGTAGAGCAACATAGAGTCGCTTTCGGGGGGTGTCCTGATGGCGGCTCTATTTGTATGTCATGATTGCGATAGTTTGGTGCATTCTAAGTAGATGGTATACTCTTGTTGCAAAAGAAATGAAGAGGGGATGGCGAAGGTGAATTGATATGGTTCATTATTAGCGCTGTAATCATCATAGGGATTCTAATCTATGTGGGATTTTTCTTCTATGGTATTGCTATTAAACGAGCGCCAAAGGTATTTCTAAGTAATAATCCTAATCTGAAGGCTGATCCTCCGGTTGCCGGAGCTTCTTGGGGGGAGGGGAAGGATTGGGTCTCTCGCCAGAGCTTCGAGAATATTGAGATCGTATCTGCAGATGGACTTAAACTAAGAGGTTTCTTACTCCAATCTAATCGTGCTGCGGGACGCACAGCCATTCTAGCCCACGGTTATTCAGGTAAAGCAAAGGATATGGGGGCGTACGCCAAAATCTACTACGAGAACTTAGGCTTTAACATCCTAATTCCCGATGCAAGGGGGCATGGAGATAGCGCAGGGGATTACATTGGTTTTGGTTGGCCGGAACGAAAAGATTATTTGCAATGGATTGAATACATGATTAAAAAGACTGGGTCTAGTGCTCAAATTGTGCTTCACGGTGTTTCTATGGGCGGTGCTACAGTGCTAATGACCTCAGGGGAAGATCTTCCGCCGCAGGTAAAAGCTATTGTTGCGGACTGCGCTTATACCTCAGTAAAAGCACAATTATCTTACCAACTACGGCGCATGTATCGTTTGCCAAGTTTCCCTTTCGTTCAAAGTGCAAGTCTAATCACCCGCTTGAAGGCGGGGTATGGTTTTGGTGAAGCCTCTGCATTAAAACAAGTGCGGAAAGCGAAGGTTCCGATTCTTTTTATTCACGGGGATGCGGATAACTTTGTACCTTTTGCTATGATGAATGAATTGTATGAGGCATGCCAGAGTCCAAAGGAGAGGCTCATAGTGCCGCAAGCGGGGCATGGATTGTCTTATGATACGGATAAGGCGGGGTATATAGATGTAGTAACAGCTTTTGTAAGCCGATATGTAAAATAAGTCCTGAACGTAGACAGCGCCCGATATCCGCTAGGTAGCGGTTATCGGGCGCCTATATTTTTCCACACATGACGTAGTCCTTGAATAAGGATCGTACCGTCATGCTTTCTCGTTATATTCATCCCCCGCCGTTCGTGAGTAACGGGTGTCTTGATTCCTTGTTATTTCCAGCAGCCGTGTGGCGAGAATAATCCTTCCAATACGACAAAAGCCCTACCTCTCTTTTGCCCTTGCGGCTCCATTGACCGCGCCAGTGTGAATCGGAATGCTATATTTCGAATTTAATCTCATAAAAAGGAAGAGTACTGCAAGAAAACATAAAGCCTCTTTGTCCAAAATGCCGATGTGTATAATAGTCGGCCTGACATCTTCTTGGTGGGGATATTCAATATATCGAAAAACAAATACCATATAAATATAACACACTATTGTTTAAAAGGCAAATATAATAATGAATTCCAAGATAAGGTTTATTTGATTCTAGAGAGGAACAAACCTCGATAAGGAGCGCTTAGATTTTGAAAGTAACTTAAATTGGGTTAATTGTGAATTATTCCGGAAAAGCTAGTAAACCAGAGGAGATGGGCGATCTCGGTGCAAATGGGCTAAAATGTAAGTTGGATATTTTTGCAAACGCTACAAACTACAACTGAAAATGCCAGAGACGAAGGGCTTGTGTCTGCTGGGGTTATTTTGCGTGCCTATTTTGTGAACAGCTCTCTAAAACTGACAATAAACTCCAACATTGATTGAA
It contains:
- a CDS encoding MarR family winged helix-turn-helix transcriptional regulator; its protein translation is MDNPGQLLIRVSLEMKKSLTKKLLLYNVTAPQWAVLKDISIHLEGTTPAMIAERTYSDRPTITGILERLKAKGLLDIRDNPNDKRSNLVFITDSGMIIKSQIEVLSDEIMDNALKNISEQEMSTFMNVLKTIYLNIS
- a CDS encoding undecaprenyl-diphosphate phosphatase, with product MTDVIKAIILGIIEGLTEFLPVSSTGHLILAGDLLSFEGDAAITFKIVIQLGAVMAVLILYWKRYLEIGVNMIRMDFSKSKGLNVIHMILAMLPALILYLLFKDTIKSQLFGPTPVLIGLVVGGVLMIIAARNRRTETADTIDGINYKQAFGIGLFQCLALWPGFSRSGSTISGGLLLGTSQKAAADFTFLISVPVMFGASLLDLYDSRDLLSSDDLLLMLIGFATSFLVAMIAVVTFIKLIKRLRLEWFALYRFVLAALFYLIVIQ
- a CDS encoding alpha/beta hydrolase gives rise to the protein MIWFIISAVIIIGILIYVGFFFYGIAIKRAPKVFLSNNPNLKADPPVAGASWGEGKDWVSRQSFENIEIVSADGLKLRGFLLQSNRAAGRTAILAHGYSGKAKDMGAYAKIYYENLGFNILIPDARGHGDSAGDYIGFGWPERKDYLQWIEYMIKKTGSSAQIVLHGVSMGGATVLMTSGEDLPPQVKAIVADCAYTSVKAQLSYQLRRMYRLPSFPFVQSASLITRLKAGYGFGEASALKQVRKAKVPILFIHGDADNFVPFAMMNELYEACQSPKERLIVPQAGHGLSYDTDKAGYIDVVTAFVSRYVK
- a CDS encoding choice-of-anchor A family protein; translated protein: MKRRIRPLLSLVLAGILTVGSGLSSLGAGVAGASSSSTLGIAGVYNVFILGDITTVSDTEGRFAAGGNVNLTNYSVGDRLTAAEVSLTDTLVVGGNLTFNGGTVYGNIVHGGDFSGNVTLLKGGTKRQGSTIDFSAVGQSLKDKSAELAALPANGTTVYQYGSLTLTGTDPAVNVFNVPGDNVSNTYGITINVPSGSTAIINIDGSNVKMKNFGFLPNNVLNSKKILLNFSQAAYLDMAGIGVMGSILAPYAHVDFINGQINGTLVAASLKGTGGGEFHHYPYDGDEPGPTPTPTPTVTPTPTPTVTPTPTPTVTPTPTPTVTPTPTPTVTPTPTPTVTPTPTPTVTPTPTPCPTPTPTVTPTPTPTPTSTPTVTPTPTPTPTPTPTPTVTPTPTPTPTPIPTPTPTVTPTPTVTPTPTPTVTPTPTPTPTPTPTPTVTPTPTPTPTPTPTPTPIPTPTPTVTPTPTVTPTPTPTVTPTPTPTPTPTPTPTVTPTPTPTPTPTPTPTVTPTPTVTPTPTPTPTPTPTVTPTPTPTPTPEATPTPTVTPEVTPTPEVTPTSTPETSVFPTPTPSSVIGTIVLAEDPVPLGPVASPTPAPVPTPSNSTEVLVDDDEIPLGPVPAVTPTPTPTPDEIIVVDDTIPLGKPPVKELPKTGESSPAPYYVAGLGFALIGLLMRTKFSKKNK
- a CDS encoding SDR family oxidoreductase: MILITGATGNVGREVVNELRKSETPFKIASHRKDSEYVYFDFENADSFRPVLTGVKKLFLLRPPHIADAKKYFQPLIDIAKEVGVEHIVFLSLLGVEKNPIVPHHKIEKIIKKSGIPYTFLRPSFFMQNLISQHGEELRKEKEIYVPAGKGKTSFIDVRDIGTVTARILTENGHENKGYSLTGTEALDYYEVAEILSEELGETIKYVNPSVLQFRDKMLTKGIQKEFVTVMIGIYFTAKIGLAKKITPDLQILLGKRPITFKEFAHDYKYELV
- a CDS encoding DUF3221 domain-containing protein, whose product is MIQKPRTTIKWTLIFFLLLVTACSKNDEVLKGIVHTIDVENKRILVISELKEEDLNKEYKEVLESNEYSQAIWVNKVAPSKYKKGDEIKVFFEVSDDSFPAQVTAKKITKIKN
- a CDS encoding ASCH domain-containing protein gives rise to the protein MRCITIRQPWATLIALGEKEFETRSWRTAYRGELGIHAGMRIDKKICEQEPYKAVLAKHGYTANNLPTGAIIATGQLAGCYVVTPEVDLREWINGNEYDFGDYSEGRFAWKLEEVHSLRHPIPAKGRLSLWEHSDHF
- a CDS encoding MTH1187 family thiamine-binding protein; this translates as MPIAEVTVIPIGTGSTSLSSYVADMQRVLKTVEGITYELTSMGTIIEGPLQRIFAAVEALHESPFAAGAERVSTSLKIDDRRDKPSTSRGKLESVERKLQVD